The following proteins come from a genomic window of Halomarina ordinaria:
- a CDS encoding universal stress protein gives MALDTVLLAVGEGDEDRIDALARTVSDIAGPAGATVTLAHVFTEAEFAAVVEQLDYDPDGPVDPDEVASRHATVRSLASTFDAGGVEYVVRGAVGPHGERIVALARGTGANLVVVGGRKRTPAGKAVFGSTAQEVMLNAPCPVTFVRE, from the coding sequence AGGGTGACGAAGACCGCATCGACGCGCTGGCGCGGACGGTCAGCGACATCGCCGGCCCGGCGGGCGCGACGGTGACGCTCGCGCACGTCTTCACCGAGGCGGAGTTCGCCGCGGTGGTCGAACAGCTCGACTACGACCCGGACGGGCCGGTCGACCCCGACGAGGTGGCGAGTCGCCACGCGACGGTTCGCTCGCTCGCGTCGACGTTCGACGCCGGCGGCGTCGAGTACGTCGTCCGGGGGGCGGTCGGCCCCCACGGCGAACGCATCGTCGCGCTGGCACGCGGCACCGGGGCGAACCTCGTCGTCGTCGGCGGACGCAAGCGCACCCCCGCCGGGAAGGCCGTCTTCGGGAGTACGGCCCAGGAGGTGATGCTCAACGCCCCCTGCCCGGTGACGTTCGTCCGCGAGTAG
- a CDS encoding right-handed parallel beta-helix repeat-containing protein, with product MTPVTRPAFDRRQDAVADLGWDPTGGDPIALDPHVQTGTLIEVPPGTYCVPTGETAAVRASGVERFGLRGLGDDPEGVRFRPEDEGDAYILYLTDVRDVLLENYAVDYGERETSGALGHVVLADDDLQVRRLRKQGFTPSTSNGDKWFLFLAVEDPNGEGLVDDVEYSGPAEITGHGASRGFGGAFDRHQGTLTWRNLDVENNPGDGAPYVGTSGTNHMENCRWKNCALAAARNGGSDSSIRDSEITVDLDDQNPRNVGTYEAANPVYWDPQNSEEAGGVIENVTIRVEEPSDPNGAGYAGGSLPAWGIVVDSAGGNVTIENCDVTCNADRVPAVLAHAPEKRWDRAPPDPDEWGILLRETTIVGDGRLNEDDDLRNAAVVLERRPGSEVTDTTVDWPDAAYGVALVPWFDDRTEALVDDFGYDVGVAPIDDPAGNATVGNVYER from the coding sequence ATGACACCAGTCACGCGCCCCGCTTTCGACAGGCGACAGGACGCCGTCGCCGACCTCGGGTGGGACCCCACCGGTGGCGACCCGATCGCGCTCGACCCGCACGTCCAGACGGGGACGCTCATCGAGGTCCCCCCGGGGACCTACTGCGTCCCGACGGGGGAGACGGCGGCCGTGCGCGCGTCGGGCGTCGAGCGCTTCGGTCTCCGCGGCCTCGGCGACGACCCGGAGGGTGTCCGGTTCCGACCGGAGGACGAGGGGGACGCGTACATCCTCTACCTCACCGATGTCCGGGACGTCCTCCTCGAGAACTACGCGGTCGACTACGGCGAGCGCGAGACGTCCGGCGCGCTCGGCCACGTCGTCCTCGCCGACGACGACCTCCAGGTCCGTCGTCTCCGCAAACAGGGGTTCACCCCGAGCACGTCGAACGGGGACAAGTGGTTCCTCTTCCTCGCCGTCGAGGACCCGAACGGCGAGGGACTCGTCGACGACGTCGAGTACAGCGGGCCGGCGGAGATAACCGGCCACGGGGCCTCCCGCGGCTTCGGCGGGGCGTTCGACCGACACCAGGGGACGCTCACGTGGCGGAACCTCGACGTCGAGAACAACCCCGGCGACGGTGCACCGTACGTCGGGACGAGCGGGACCAACCACATGGAGAACTGCCGGTGGAAGAACTGCGCGCTGGCGGCCGCCCGCAACGGCGGGAGCGACTCCTCCATCCGCGATTCGGAAATCACCGTCGACCTCGACGACCAGAACCCGCGGAACGTCGGCACCTACGAGGCCGCGAACCCGGTCTACTGGGACCCGCAGAACTCCGAGGAGGCAGGCGGTGTCATCGAGAACGTCACCATCCGGGTCGAGGAACCGTCGGACCCTAACGGCGCCGGCTACGCGGGCGGCTCCCTGCCGGCGTGGGGCATCGTCGTCGACTCCGCCGGCGGTAACGTGACCATCGAGAACTGCGACGTCACGTGCAACGCCGACCGCGTCCCGGCGGTACTCGCGCACGCGCCCGAGAAGCGCTGGGACCGCGCGCCGCCGGACCCCGACGAGTGGGGCATCCTGCTGCGCGAGACCACCATCGTCGGCGACGGGCGGTTGAACGAAGACGACGACCTGCGGAACGCGGCGGTCGTCCTGGAGCGACGGCCGGGGTCGGAGGTGACGGACACGACGGTCGACTGGCCGGACGCCGCTTACGGCGTCGCGCTCGTCCCGTGGTTCGACGACCGGACCGAGGCGCTCGTCGACGACTTCGGCTACGACGTGGGCGTCGCGCCCATCGACGACCCGGCGGGCAACGCGACCGTCGGGAACGTCTACGAACGCTGA